The Herbaspirillum sp. DW155 genomic interval CACGCGCTGGGCCTGCTCGGCGCTGGCCTGGCGTTCCACGGTGACCTTCTGGTGTGGCAGCACCTTGCTACCCAGCACCGACACCACCTGGCCATCCACGCGCACCCAGCCTTTTTCTATCCATTCGTCGGCTTCGCGGCGCGAGCACAGGCCGAGTTCGGACATGCGTTTGGAAAGTCGTACAGGTTCAGTCATGGGGATTGCCTTGCGAAAAACGGAGGGCCGGCCAGCGGCGAGGGTGAGATTGTACGACCAGCCGCGCCGCCGCGCCAGACGCGGGCGGCAGCGCGGACAGGGGGAGGCGGGTCAGATGCGCAGGGTCTGCAGCAGTTCGGTTTCCAGCAGGATCTGGTTGCGCGGCTGGGACAGGCCGGGGCCGTCGATGAGGAACACGTCTTCCACGCGCTCGCCCAGGGTCATCACCTTGGCGGTGTGCAGGTTGATGCGGTACTTGGCCAGCACGTTGGAGATCGAATACAGCAGCCCGGCGCGGTCATTGGCCGAGACCGACAGCAGGTAGTACTGGCCGCGCTCATCGGGGCGCAGGTCCACCGAGGGATTGACCGGGAAGGTGCGCGACAGGCGCGACAGACGTGCCTTGGACGGTGCCGGCAGGGGGGCGTCGGACTGCAGCAGGGCACCCAGTTCGTGCTCGATCAGGTTGATGATGTCGCGGTAGTTCTTGGCGAAGACCGGCGCATTGATGAGGAAGGCATCCAGCGCATAGTTGTTGCGGGTGGTGTGGATCTTGGCGTCGAAGATACTGAAGCTTTTTTCATCGAAGTAGCTGCAGATGCGCGCAAACAGGTCGGGGCGGTCAGGCGTGTAGACCGCCACCTGAACGCCTTCGCCAATCGGTGCCAGACGGCAGCGTACCAGCGGCACGCCGGTCTCCACCTTGTCGTAGAAGCAGCGCGTCTGCCAGGCGATGTCGGAGGCATCGTGGCGCAGGAAGTAGGCCACGTCCAGCTGCTTCCACAGCGCTTCGTGGGCGTCGGCCGGCAGGCCGTACAGGCGCAGGGTCTTGATGGCTTCCTGCTGGGTATTTTTCAGTTCGCGGTCGGCCGAGGGGGCTTCGCCGCCCAGTACGCGCAGGGTCATGCGGTAGAGATCTTCGAGCAGCTTGCCTTTCCAGGCGTTCCAGACCTTGGGGCTGGTGCCGCGGATGTCGGCCACCGTCAGCAGGTAGAGCGCGGTCAGGTGGCGCTCATCCTTGACCAGCTGGGCGAAGGCGGTGATGACGTCGGGGTCCGACATGTCCTGCTTTTGCGCCACGTGCGACATGGCCAGGTGCTGCTCGACCAGGAAGACGATGAGTTCGGTGTTCTCTTCCGAGATGCCATGCTGCTCGCAGAAGGCGCGTGCATCGGCCATGCCCAGCTTGGAGTGATCGCCGCCGCGGCCCTTGGCGATGTCGTGGAACAGCGCCGCCACATACAGTACCCAGGGCTGGCCGAAGTTGGCCATGAGCTGGCTGCAGAAGGGATATTCATGCGCATGTTCGCTCATGGTGAAGCGACGCACGTTACGCACCACCATCAGGATGTGCTGGTCCACCGTGTAGACGTGGAACAGGTCATGCTGCATCTGCCCGACGATCTGGCGGAAGTTCGGCAGATAGCGGCCCAACACGCTGGTGGCATTCA includes:
- a CDS encoding [protein-PII] uridylyltransferase, with the protein product MPTLAITLKKQLKAARQQAIEVFQSNHKTEQLLAQLRRNVDEALTRAWEELGMSGNAALVAVGGYGRGELFPHSDVDVLILLDQAPDAAKKEKLESLVQLFWDIGLEIGHSIRTIDECLDESAADITVQTSLLEARLVTGSRTLFKRLQERYQAALDPLAFFQAKTLEMRQRHIKYEDTPYSLEPNCKESPGGLRDLQVILWVAKAAGLGNSWAELAVHGMLTSTEARQLRQKERAFKDIRIRLHILTDRREDRLVFDIQTQLAETFGFKTTDTRRASEYLMQRYYWAAKAVTQLNTILLQNIEAHLFPQQAVPRPLTERFNEVNGFVDIAHDKVFEETPSAMFEVFLVLAEHPELKDMSARTLRALWHARFKIDNAFRADPENHRLFMRIIQSKRGILHALRGMNATSVLGRYLPNFRQIVGQMQHDLFHVYTVDQHILMVVRNVRRFTMSEHAHEYPFCSQLMANFGQPWVLYVAALFHDIAKGRGGDHSKLGMADARAFCEQHGISEENTELIVFLVEQHLAMSHVAQKQDMSDPDVITAFAQLVKDERHLTALYLLTVADIRGTSPKVWNAWKGKLLEDLYRMTLRVLGGEAPSADRELKNTQQEAIKTLRLYGLPADAHEALWKQLDVAYFLRHDASDIAWQTRCFYDKVETGVPLVRCRLAPIGEGVQVAVYTPDRPDLFARICSYFDEKSFSIFDAKIHTTRNNYALDAFLINAPVFAKNYRDIINLIEHELGALLQSDAPLPAPSKARLSRLSRTFPVNPSVDLRPDERGQYYLLSVSANDRAGLLYSISNVLAKYRINLHTAKVMTLGERVEDVFLIDGPGLSQPRNQILLETELLQTLRI